The region GTGAGCACGGTCACCAGCAGGCTGCCCTGTGCAGGACCGCGCTGACCGCGCTGCGGCTGAGCGAACCTGTCATCTATGCCAGCACCTTTCTGCGGGCGCAGCAGACCGCCGGCGCCCTGGCTGAGGCTCTAGGCGTCGGCGTGAACATCTTGGAAGGACTCCAGGAAATAGATACCGGTGACTGGTACGGCCGCTCCTACGCTGAGCTGGAAACGCACAGCCACGAGTTGTTTCGTCAGACGGGCCACTTCGGTTTTCCTGGTGGGGAAAGCATCGACGATGTGAAGCGCCGGGCCCGACATGCTCTGACGCAGATTCTGAGCCGCGGTGGACCACTAGTTATCGTGTCACACGGGCTGGCTATTCAGATTCTGCTGTGTGATCTGCTGGGCACCGATTTCGCCGCGGCCTGGGCGGATGGCCGCTACGCTCATGCGAACACTGCCATTTCCGAGCTTCGTAGGCATGAAGGACAGTGGCTTGCAGTACGGCTGGGGTGCGCCCACCACCTGACTGGAGCACTGGCGTGAAACAAGCACTCACCGTCACGCAGAACAGTCAGGAGATAGCCGGGTTCTGTGCATGACGGCTATCTCCCCCCGTATGTTCAAGTGCCCAGTGAAAGGCCGGTCATATCACTTGTGAAGACTCGGACTTATTGACGTGGCCCTGAGCTTACCCAGGCATAAAAAAGCCGGAGGCGAGCGCTCGCCTCCGGCCTTAGTGGTCCGTTCTTCAGTCGATGCTGGCCCGCCAGCGCCACTCGCTGGCCCGCTTCATGACGTGCGCAATGCCGCCGGTAATGGCCAGTTTCTGGTTCCAGGGCAGCTTCATCCAGCCCACGGCCATCAGTCCACCCAGGCTGACAAATTCGCCAAGAGTGGTAGGCTCGTACGCTTCAAGCGGCTGCCCCTTGGCCAGGTGCATCAGGTTCTTGCCGGTCAGGCGCCCCTGCTGGCCTGCGTGCTGGGCAGTGGTCGGCACCGGCTTACCTTCCTGGTTCAGCGCCAGTCCCATGTCCCCAATAACGAACACGTCCGGGTAGCCTTTGGCACGAAGTTCGGCGTCCACGGCAATTCGGCCGCCGGGGCCTTTTTCCAGCTTCTCGCCCCGGACGATGTCCCGGGCCTGGATGCCGCCGGTCCAGATGATCTTGCCGGCGGGAATGATCTTCTGCTCACCCTCAGCCGTCTGCACTGTCACGCTGTCCGCGGTGGCTTGCATCAGGCGGTGTCCGGTCAGCACGTTGATGCCGTAGCCTTCCAGGGTGCGCTGTGCCTTGGCCCTCAATGCGTCGTCCAGCACGGGCAGAATCTTGGGGCCAGCCTCGACGAGGTGAATCTGGAAGGGCGGCAGACCACGGGCCTTGGTCAACAGCTCGGCGCGCTGCGCGAGCTCGGTCACCAGTTCCACGCCGGTCAGACCAGCACCGCCGACCACGATGTCGCGGTTGCCCACGTAGTCGCCGGAGTAGGCCCGGTTGACGAAAGTAAAGATCTCGTCGGCGTCAGCCACGTCCTTGAGTTCGGAGGCATTCTCAGCCAGGCCGGGAATACGATAGAAGTTCGTGACGCTGCCCAAACCCACGACCAGCGTGTCGTAGGTCAGCACGCGGCCGTCTTTAAGCAGCACTTCCTTCTCATCCAGGTTGACCGTATCAACCTGAGCCTGTTCAAGGTTCACGCCAGTTCCCCGCAGCAGCGGGATCAGCGGCAGGGTCACGCGGGTGTTGTGGGCAGCGGCTTCGTGCAGACGGGTTTCAAAGGTGTGGTAAGCATTCTGCTCGACCAGCAGAGTTTCCATGCCCGGCGTGGGCTTGAGTTTGGTGGCGGCCGCAAGGCCTGCGTAACCAGCACCAAGGATCAGGGTTTTCATTGCAAGGTCTCCTGTGAACGAATTCACGAATTGGCTGCGTGATAAGCCTGCCAACCCGCAAAAAATCGTCGGGGCTTTCACCCGACACAACGCCCAGTGTACACCTCACACCAAGACCATGAAACCCTGTGGTCTGACAGCAACTAAACATCTGCGCCGTCGCCTTGCTCAGACACGCTGCCTTGCGATGATTGTCGCTGCAGAAGTTGTTCTTGAACGTCACCGGGCGGCGTGTACGCTAAGAGCAAAGAGGAGACCGTACCTGATCCCCAACTCGTGTTGAGCCGGGCGTCAGGGAGAGACGGCCCTTATGGCCTCGAGGCCCTCACGGCAATTGCGCACCGCGGTCAGCAACTGATCGGAAGTGGTGACTCAGAGCACTGTCCCGATTTGTCGAAATTCTGGACCGGTATTACTGGCCGGACGATCGCCGTTTAGGTCGGTTCGACGCGACGGTGGAGCAATTTTGGTTTGAATCCTGGAACTTCAGGAATGCAAGACAGGGCCGGATGTCCTGGATGACCTTCACCCCCAAACTGCGCCGTAAGTACAAGAGGTGGATTGTGGAGGGTCTGGGGTTGTCCTGGGCTCTCTTCGCGCCAGCTCACCGCGACGATCTCCCGGATGCCTGAGCAACGACAACCCCAGGAACCCTGTCCAATGAATGCCACAGGGGCTGGTGGAAGAGACCTCAGCCGCCAATATTGACGGTCGGCGCACCGGCCACGATCACCCCGCCGTGGGCTGTGGTGTCACCCAGCCGCGCAGCAGGCTTGCCGTTGATCAGCACTGTGGCGCTGCCCCGGACAATCATGTCAGGTGGTCCGGTGCATACACATGGATCGCCCACACGTGCGGCCAACGCTCCGGCAATGATGACCGTAGGGCTTCCGGAAGAGATCGGCCCGCCGACATGAGGAGTCAGGCCGGTGGTCATGGGGCAGGTATGGTTGTCACCAAGACGGGCAGCTGGTGGCATGCAGAGTCCTCCTTAAGCGATGTCTGTCGTTTTCAGCTTTTTGAACGCCGGATTTCCTGGCTGAGCCGGTCACGCAGGCGGCGGTACACGTCCTGTGCCAGCAGGTCGAGGTCGACTGGTGGCGCTGAGGTCCCCCTGTGCCCTACCGCGTCGGACCGGTC is a window of Deinococcus deserti VCD115 DNA encoding:
- a CDS encoding NAD(P)/FAD-dependent oxidoreductase encodes the protein MKTLILGAGYAGLAAATKLKPTPGMETLLVEQNAYHTFETRLHEAAAHNTRVTLPLIPLLRGTGVNLEQAQVDTVNLDEKEVLLKDGRVLTYDTLVVGLGSVTNFYRIPGLAENASELKDVADADEIFTFVNRAYSGDYVGNRDIVVGGAGLTGVELVTELAQRAELLTKARGLPPFQIHLVEAGPKILPVLDDALRAKAQRTLEGYGINVLTGHRLMQATADSVTVQTAEGEQKIIPAGKIIWTGGIQARDIVRGEKLEKGPGGRIAVDAELRAKGYPDVFVIGDMGLALNQEGKPVPTTAQHAGQQGRLTGKNLMHLAKGQPLEAYEPTTLGEFVSLGGLMAVGWMKLPWNQKLAITGGIAHVMKRASEWRWRASID
- a CDS encoding histidine phosphatase family protein is translated as MERLFKVRHAETLGIGFKVLRGVQRRNDVLSEHGHQQAALCRTALTALRLSEPVIYASTFLRAQQTAGALAEALGVGVNILEGLQEIDTGDWYGRSYAELETHSHELFRQTGHFGFPGGESIDDVKRRARHALTQILSRGGPLVIVSHGLAIQILLCDLLGTDFAAAWADGRYAHANTAISELRRHEGQWLAVRLGCAHHLTGALA
- a CDS encoding PAAR domain-containing protein, whose protein sequence is MPPAARLGDNHTCPMTTGLTPHVGGPISSGSPTVIIAGALAARVGDPCVCTGPPDMIVRGSATVLINGKPAARLGDTTAHGGVIVAGAPTVNIGG